The following is a genomic window from Mesotoga sp. Brook.08.105.5.1.
TATTTCGCCGGTCCGGCCTTTTCTTTGCTTCTGGGTTTTCTCATACTCTCTCTGGTAGCAGTAGTTTGGGGCTTTCAGGAAGTCAAGATCGACAAGGTCGAGCTTGGTTCTCCTGCAGCACTGTCCGGAATGCTTCCCGGAGATAGGATCGCCTCAGTAAATGGTAAGACTCTACTAGACAATACAAGACTTAGCGAAGCCGTTGTGAGGGGCGAGAAAATAGATCTAGTAGTTATTAGGGAAGGCAGAGAAGTCGAAATAACTCTAATCCCAGAAATGCTTCCTCAAGAGGCCTTCATTGTGATCGGCAATGTCTCAGGTGAATTTGGCGATGCTCTCTCTTCAATAAACGGAGCATCGTTCAACGGCGATTACGTTGGATACGGCGGCATACTATCTCCTGAGAGCACTATCAGACTTGGTTTTGCCGACGGTTCGAATCTTTCCGGCACGCTCCTGACTTATTCCCCTGCAGAGGAACGCTACGCAATGGGGATCTACTATGCAAACTTCAAACCGATAGTTGCAACTGATTTCGGCCAGTTCAGGAAGGGAGATGTTCTTGTCTCGGTAAACGGGATGACAACCGAGACAAGTTATGATCTTACAACCATGAGTCAGCTCCTCTCCTTGAAACCAAACGAACTTCTAATTCAATTCACAGGAAGAGAGACTACCTTCGCTAGATACGGCTTCCCTGAAGAATTTGTCGTTACCCTGGAACGGGATGGACAGGTAGTTGACTTAACGATGACCAAGAACGAAATGATTGCTCTCGTGAGTGAGGTCGGTGCCTTTTCTCAGGGAAGCGATTACTGGTATCCAGATAGCCCGGTTGAGGCCGCAGTTCTCGGGGTTCAGTGGGCAAACGATCTCCTAATAACCATGGTGAAGGTTGTTGGCAGCCTCTTCACTGGAGGAGCGAACATCAACGAATTCACCGGTCCTATTGGACTGGTAACAATAGTTGACCAGGCAGTGAGCCTTGGGACGAGGATAGTTCTTTTCCTCGCGGGCTTCATCTCGCTCAACCTCGGAGTGATAAACATGATTCCCTTCCCCGCGCTGGATGGTGGGAGGATGTTGCTTGCCTTGCTTGAGATAATTACCAGAAAGAGACTGGATCCGAAGATTGAGGGGTTAATCAATGTGATTGGCTTCATGATACTCATGGGGTTCATGATCTATATTACGTTCATCGATATCGGCAGATGGTTATGAGTAGAACCGTAAGAGTTGGGAATGTCTTGGTCGGTGGCGGAAATCCGGTTTCGGTTCAGTCAATGACAAATACCAAGACAATCGACATTCCTGCAACTCTCGAGCAGATCGATAGGCTTACAGATGCCGGGTGTGATCTTGTAAGAGTCTCCGTTCCGGATTTTGAGTCAGCACAGGCCATCAAAGAGATTTGCTCATCAAGCAAAATCCCTGTAATTGCAGATATTCATTTTGATTACAGACTCGCAGTTGAGTCCATAAAGAACGGTGCAGCAAAGGTAAGGATAAATCCGGGAAATATCGGTCAGGAATGGAAGGTCCGGGAGACAGTGAAGGTTGCTAAAGAATTCGGTGTTCCAATAAGAGTTGGCGCAAACTCTGGCTCTCTCGACCGAAGTTTTGGTTCGTACGACAAACCCACCGCTCTTGCAGAGAGCGCTCTTGCGCAAGTAAGAATACTTGAGAGTGCAGGGTTCGAGGACATTGTGATTTCTCTTAAGTCTTCATCGGTATCAGAGACTGTGAGTGCAAATGAATACCTGTTCGAGAAGACCGATTATCCGTTTCACCTTGGAGTTACAGAGGCAGGTTTCGGGCTTGATTCAACCGTAAAGTCTTCTATTGGTATTGGCACACTCTTGCTGAAAGGCATTGG
Proteins encoded in this region:
- a CDS encoding site-2 protease family protein — encoded protein: MLLAIVYFLLILTGIVVVHELGHYLFSRVFGVRVLEFAIGMGPKLWSKKGKKTTFRINAFPIGGYVRPAGEDLDAIDSSVPDNEQIQNKPAWQRFIIYFAGPAFSLLLGFLILSLVAVVWGFQEVKIDKVELGSPAALSGMLPGDRIASVNGKTLLDNTRLSEAVVRGEKIDLVVIREGREVEITLIPEMLPQEAFIVIGNVSGEFGDALSSINGASFNGDYVGYGGILSPESTIRLGFADGSNLSGTLLTYSPAEERYAMGIYYANFKPIVATDFGQFRKGDVLVSVNGMTTETSYDLTTMSQLLSLKPNELLIQFTGRETTFARYGFPEEFVVTLERDGQVVDLTMTKNEMIALVSEVGAFSQGSDYWYPDSPVEAAVLGVQWANDLLITMVKVVGSLFTGGANINEFTGPIGLVTIVDQAVSLGTRIVLFLAGFISLNLGVINMIPFPALDGGRMLLALLEIITRKRLDPKIEGLINVIGFMILMGFMIYITFIDIGRWL
- the ispG gene encoding flavodoxin-dependent (E)-4-hydroxy-3-methylbut-2-enyl-diphosphate synthase, translating into MSRTVRVGNVLVGGGNPVSVQSMTNTKTIDIPATLEQIDRLTDAGCDLVRVSVPDFESAQAIKEICSSSKIPVIADIHFDYRLAVESIKNGAAKVRINPGNIGQEWKVRETVKVAKEFGVPIRVGANSGSLDRSFGSYDKPTALAESALAQVRILESAGFEDIVISLKSSSVSETVSANEYLFEKTDYPFHLGVTEAGFGLDSTVKSSIGIGTLLLKGIGDTIRVSMSGDPVQEIEVGLSILRSLGLRKGVDVISCPTCARAEIDVESLARKVKSWVGNIEDDISVAVMGCVVNGIGEGKDADIGIAGTASGGVIFLKGEIVEKVEKRNLESRFRHWFDELLSGGDR